In Triticum urartu cultivar G1812 chromosome 6, Tu2.1, whole genome shotgun sequence, the following proteins share a genomic window:
- the LOC125517554 gene encoding glucomannan 4-beta-mannosyltransferase 1 — protein MDAAVGLPDAWSQVRAPVIVPLLKLAVALCLLMSVLLFLERLYMAVVIVGVKLLGRRPERRYKCDPICEDDDPELGSAAFPVVLVQIPMFNEREVYQLSIGAVCGLSWPSDRLVVQVLDDSTDPLVKEMVRMECERWAHKGINITYQIREDRKGYKAGALKAGMKHGYVRECEYMVIFDADFQPDPDFLHRTIPYLHHNPEIALVQARWRFVNADECLMTRMQEMSLDYHFKVEQEVSSSVCAFFGFNGTAGVWRIAAVNEAGGWKDRTTVEDMDLAIRASLKGWKFVYLGDVQVKSELPSTFKAFRFQQHRWSCGPANLFRKMLVEIVTNKKVTIWKKFHVIYNFFLVRKIVAHIVTFTFYCIIIPTTIFVPEVHIPKWGCVYIPTIITLLNSVGTPRSFHLLFFWILFENVMSLHRTKATLIGLLEAGRANEWVVTEKLGSAMKMKSANKASARKSFMRMWERLNVPELGVGAFLFSCGWYDVAFGKDNFFIYLFFQSMAFFVVGVGYVGTIVPQS, from the exons ATGGACGCGGCGGTGGGGCTGCCGGACGCGTGGTCGCAGGTGCGGGCGCCGGTGATCGTGCCGCTGCTGAAGCTGGCGGTGGCGCTGTGCCTGCTCATGTCGGTGCTGCTCTTCCTGGAGCGGCTCTACATGGCGGTGGTCATCGTCGGGGTGAAGCTGCTCGGCCGCCGGCCGGAGCGCCGGTACAAATGCGACCCCATCTGCGAGGACGACGACCCCGAGCTCGGCAGCGCCGCCTTCCCCGTCGTGCTCGTCCAGATCCCCATGTTCAACGAGCGGGAG GTGTATCAGCTGTCGATCGGCGCGGTGTGCGGGCTGTCGTGGCCGTCGGATCGGCTGGTGGTGCAGGTGCTGGACGATTCCACGGACCCCCTCGTCAAG GAAATGGTTCGGATGGAGTGCGAGCGGTGGGCGCACAAGGGGATCAACATCACGTACCAGATCCGGGAGGACCGCAAGGGGTACAAGGCCGGCGCGCTCAAGGCCGGGATGAAGCACGGGTACGTGCGCGAGTGCGAGTACATGGTCATCTTCGACGCCGACTTCCAGCCGGACCCCGACTTCCTGCACCGCACCATCCCCTACCTCCACCACAACCCGGAGATCGCCCTCGTCCAGGCGCGATGGCGCTTCG TGAACGCGGATGAATGCCTGATGACGAGGATGCAGGAGATGTCCTTGGATTACCACTTCAAAGTGGAGCAGGAAGTGAGCTCCTCCGTCTGCGCCTTCTTCGGCTTCAACG GAACCGCCGGTGTGTGGCGCATTGCTGCAGTGAATGAAGCAGGGGGCTGGAAGGACAGGACCACCGTGGAGGACATGGATCTAGCTATCCGGGCCAGCCTCAAGGGATGGAAGTTTGTCTACCTCGGCGATGTTCAG GTTAAGAGTGAACTCCCCAGCACTTTCAAAGCCTTCCGGTTTCAGCAGCACAGATGGTCATGTGGTCCAGCAAACCTGTTCAGGAAGATGCTGGTGGAGATTGTGACAAATAAG AAAGTGACAATCTGGAAGAAGTTTCATGTCATCTACAATTTCTTCTTGGTGCGCAAGATCGTTGCCCACATTGTGACATTCACCTTCTACTGCATCATCATCCCGACAACCATCTTTGTCCCTGAGGTTCATATACCGAAGTGGGGTTGCGTCTACATTCCCACAATCATCACTCTTCTCAACTCTGTTGGAACTCCCAG GTCTTTTCACTTGCTTTTCTTCTGGATCCTCTTCGAAAACGTCATGTCGCTGCATAGAACCAAGGCCACATTGATTGGCTTGTTAGAGGCAGGCAGGGCGAATGAATGGGTCGTCACGGAGAAGCTCGGCAGCGCCATGAAGATGAAATCTGCTAACAAAGCATCAGCCAGGAAGTCATTCATGAGGATGTGGGAGAG GCTAAACGTTCCGGAGCTCGGCGTGGGAGCCTTCCTCTTCTCATGTGGGTGGTACGATGTCGCGTTCGGGAAGGACAATTTCTTCATATACCTTTTCTTCCAGTCGATGGCTTTCTTCGTCGTCGGGGTTGGCTACGTCGGCACAATCGTCCCTCAGTCATAA